From the genome of Hymenobacter sp. PAMC 26628, one region includes:
- a CDS encoding DUF4268 domain-containing protein, which translates to MYSKAEATQLRHAFWTTLGQYMAPVMSAEGLPANWINYKTGLKNVYFRMHADTQRATVGIELTMPDAGIRALFFEQFEELKTLLHETLGETWAWEPAALDANGQPLARIYTALAPANLFSRDDWPALISFFKPRLIALDAFWSDAQYAFEALK; encoded by the coding sequence ATGTACAGTAAAGCCGAAGCCACGCAGCTGCGGCACGCCTTCTGGACCACGCTGGGGCAGTACATGGCCCCGGTAATGTCGGCCGAAGGATTACCCGCCAATTGGATTAACTACAAGACGGGCCTGAAAAACGTGTATTTCCGAATGCACGCCGACACCCAGCGCGCCACCGTCGGCATCGAGCTGACGATGCCCGACGCGGGCATCCGAGCCCTGTTCTTTGAGCAGTTCGAGGAACTGAAAACGCTGCTGCACGAAACCCTGGGCGAAACCTGGGCCTGGGAGCCCGCCGCCCTCGACGCCAACGGCCAGCCCCTGGCCCGCATCTACACCGCGCTGGCCCCTGCTAACCTGTTCAGCCGCGACGACTGGCCAGCGCTGATTTCGTTCTTCAAGCCCCGCCTCATCGCGCTGGACGCGTTTTGGAGCGATGCCCAGTACGCCTTTGAGGCCCTGAAATAA
- the secDF gene encoding protein translocase subunit SecDF: protein MRNKGLITTLTIIIAVICGYHLFLTYISNGVQDKAVAYATTGGKLNELKRQHYLDSVWRAPVFGPLTYRQVRESQLGEGLDLKGGMHVTLEVSPVEIVRAMSGNSKDPAFNTALAQAQEAQKVNSGTPFTTLFGQDYQRLAPSKPLATIFANTTNKSRGIDINSTNEKVIAAINKEVEEAIDRSFNILRTRVDKFGVNQPSIQRVKGTGRLQIELPGVDNPERVRKLLQGQAKLEFWEVWAQQEVGPYLVQLDQALATKEKAEAAAKTPAAAGAPAAAATATAGDTTSLAAQLAKKNPAAKGAGADSATASQKVGPLARLLTMPGRLGVALRDTARMNALLRSPEAKAILPPNLALLWSVKPTVVDRQEYLELNPIKKTRDGQAPVAGEVVADARQDYDQSGHPEVSMSMNPSGAKKWQRMTAANIGRQVGIVLDDYVYSDPVVQGEIAGGNTSISGNFSIEEAQDLANVLKAGKLPAPTRIVEEAVVGPSLGKEAINQGLYSSLAGLLIIMAFMAVYYGRAGLVADAALLFNMFLILGVLAAFQTALTLPGIAGLILVIASSVDANVLIFERIREELNHGHNLTDAINAGYSRAFSAIFDSNVTTMLIAVILGFFGTGPVQNFAITLGIGVLTSFLSAVFVSRLIIEALVKGKEISKISFSTFLSRNLFQNVNFDIVGKRKIAYIFSSAVIVIGFVLMYLQGGPNLGVDFTGGRAYVIDFNKNMVASDVANQLRPAFKSAGIEVKQYGAPTRLRVTTSYLATDESQTADKTVLTALNQGLSKFSADAPAIKSTSKVGATIADDIKRTSVLSLGLTLLGIFVYVLFRFEKWQYSMAAVIALFHDALLVIASYPIARAFGVNYEMDQIFVAAVLSIIGFSMNDTVVIYDRVREYLRENPKLTFAQVVNPALNSTFSRTMITFTTVFLVVLVLYIFGGETLRSFSFAMMIGIIFGTYSSLFIATPIILDTYGKKEERERLAAGEDVVDLTGGTPKLSRSTVG, encoded by the coding sequence ATGCGTAACAAAGGACTTATTACCACGCTCACCATCATCATTGCGGTGATTTGCGGGTACCACCTGTTCCTGACCTACATCTCGAACGGGGTGCAGGACAAGGCCGTGGCCTACGCCACCACTGGCGGCAAGCTCAACGAGCTGAAGCGCCAGCACTACCTCGATTCGGTGTGGCGCGCGCCCGTGTTTGGGCCCCTCACCTACCGCCAGGTGCGCGAAAGCCAGCTCGGCGAAGGCCTCGACTTGAAGGGCGGCATGCACGTGACGTTGGAAGTATCGCCGGTGGAAATTGTGCGCGCCATGAGCGGCAACTCGAAGGACCCGGCTTTCAACACCGCCTTGGCCCAGGCCCAGGAAGCGCAGAAGGTGAACTCCGGTACGCCGTTCACCACACTGTTTGGGCAGGACTACCAGCGCCTGGCCCCCAGCAAGCCGCTGGCCACCATCTTCGCCAACACCACTAACAAAAGCCGCGGCATCGACATCAACTCGACCAACGAGAAGGTGATTGCCGCCATTAACAAGGAAGTGGAAGAGGCCATCGACCGCTCCTTCAACATCCTGCGCACCCGCGTGGACAAGTTCGGCGTGAACCAGCCCAGCATCCAGCGCGTGAAGGGCACCGGCCGCCTCCAGATTGAATTGCCCGGCGTCGACAACCCCGAGCGCGTGCGCAAGCTGCTGCAAGGCCAGGCCAAGCTGGAGTTCTGGGAAGTGTGGGCCCAGCAGGAAGTGGGCCCCTACCTGGTGCAGCTCGACCAAGCCTTGGCTACGAAAGAGAAAGCCGAAGCCGCCGCCAAAACCCCGGCCGCTGCCGGGGCCCCCGCTGCCGCTGCCACGGCCACCGCGGGCGACACCACCTCGCTAGCCGCCCAGCTGGCCAAGAAGAACCCCGCTGCCAAAGGTGCTGGCGCCGACTCGGCCACTGCTTCGCAAAAAGTGGGGCCCCTGGCCCGCTTGCTCACCATGCCCGGCCGCCTGGGCGTGGCCCTGCGCGACACCGCCCGCATGAACGCCCTGCTGCGCAGCCCCGAAGCCAAAGCCATTCTGCCTCCCAACCTGGCCCTGCTCTGGAGCGTGAAGCCCACCGTGGTTGACCGCCAGGAGTACTTGGAGCTGAACCCCATCAAGAAAACCCGCGACGGCCAGGCCCCCGTGGCCGGCGAAGTGGTGGCCGACGCCCGCCAGGACTACGACCAGAGCGGCCACCCCGAGGTGAGCATGAGCATGAACCCAAGCGGCGCCAAAAAGTGGCAGCGCATGACGGCCGCCAACATCGGCCGCCAGGTGGGCATCGTGCTTGATGACTACGTGTACTCCGACCCCGTGGTACAGGGCGAAATCGCCGGCGGCAACACCAGCATCTCGGGCAACTTCTCCATCGAAGAAGCCCAGGACTTGGCCAACGTGCTGAAGGCCGGCAAGCTGCCCGCCCCTACCCGCATCGTGGAAGAAGCCGTGGTGGGCCCCTCGCTGGGCAAGGAAGCCATCAACCAGGGCCTGTATTCGTCGCTGGCCGGCTTGCTGATCATCATGGCCTTCATGGCCGTGTACTACGGCCGCGCCGGCCTGGTGGCCGATGCTGCCCTGCTCTTCAACATGTTCTTGATTCTGGGCGTGCTGGCCGCGTTCCAGACCGCCCTCACCCTGCCCGGCATCGCGGGCCTGATTCTGGTCATTGCCTCGTCGGTGGATGCCAACGTGCTGATTTTTGAGCGTATTCGCGAGGAGCTCAACCACGGCCATAACCTGACCGACGCCATCAACGCCGGCTACTCGCGCGCCTTCTCGGCCATCTTCGACTCGAACGTGACCACGATGCTCATCGCCGTGATTCTGGGCTTCTTCGGCACCGGCCCGGTGCAGAACTTCGCCATCACGCTCGGCATCGGCGTGCTCACCTCGTTCCTGTCGGCCGTATTCGTGTCGCGCCTCATCATCGAGGCCTTGGTGAAAGGCAAGGAAATCAGCAAAATCTCCTTCTCGACCTTCCTCTCGCGCAACTTGTTCCAGAACGTGAACTTCGATATCGTGGGCAAGCGCAAAATCGCCTACATCTTTTCGTCGGCCGTCATCGTCATCGGCTTCGTGCTGATGTACCTGCAAGGGGGCCCCAACCTGGGCGTGGACTTCACCGGCGGCCGCGCCTACGTCATCGACTTCAACAAGAACATGGTGGCCTCCGACGTGGCCAACCAGCTACGCCCCGCCTTCAAAAGCGCGGGCATCGAGGTGAAGCAGTACGGGGCCCCCACCCGCCTGCGCGTGACCACCAGCTACCTCGCCACCGACGAAAGCCAGACCGCGGATAAAACCGTACTCACGGCCCTCAACCAGGGCTTGAGCAAGTTCAGCGCCGACGCGCCGGCCATCAAGTCCACTTCCAAAGTGGGCGCCACCATCGCCGACGACATCAAGCGCACCTCGGTGCTGAGCCTGGGCCTGACGCTGCTGGGCATCTTCGTGTACGTGCTCTTCCGCTTCGAGAAGTGGCAGTATTCAATGGCGGCCGTTATCGCGCTGTTCCACGATGCGCTGCTGGTCATCGCCTCCTACCCAATTGCCCGCGCCTTTGGAGTGAACTATGAGATGGACCAGATTTTCGTGGCCGCCGTGCTCTCCATCATCGGCTTCTCGATGAACGACACAGTGGTGATTTACGACCGGGTGCGCGAGTACCTGCGCGAGAATCCCAAGCTAACATTTGCCCAAGTGGTGAACCCGGCGCTGAACTCGACCTTCTCGCGGACGATGATTACGTTCACGACCGTTTTCCTGGTGGTTTTGGTGCTGTATATCTTTGGCGGTGAGACGCTTCGCTCGTTTTCGTTTGCCATGATGATTGGCATCATCTTCGGCACGTATTCGTCGCTGTTCATCGCTACGCCCATCATTCTGGATACCTACGGGAAGAAGGAAGAGCGCGAGCGCCTTGCCGCGGGCGAGGACGTAGTGGACCTGACCGGCGGCACGCCCAAGCTGAGCCGCAGCACGGTAGGCTAG
- a CDS encoding NifU family protein, producing the protein MSAVSIYAEASPNPESMKFVLNQQLLADGVSVDYPTLEAAANSPVAQELFGFDYVGRVFIAQNFVTVTKTHPDLAWTQLIPELRQFLKGYVEAGGPLFTVDPAAEQKAAQAATAGDPTAQEGQTAQKIIDLLDNYVRPAVEQDGGNITFKSYHEGVVTVNLQGSCSGCPSATVTLKSGIENLLKRMVPEVQSVVAEGILV; encoded by the coding sequence ATGTCCGCCGTATCCATTTACGCCGAAGCCTCGCCGAATCCGGAGAGCATGAAATTCGTCCTCAACCAGCAGCTCCTCGCCGACGGCGTGAGCGTGGATTACCCGACGCTGGAGGCCGCTGCCAACTCGCCCGTGGCCCAGGAGCTGTTCGGGTTCGACTACGTAGGCCGCGTGTTCATTGCCCAAAACTTCGTCACCGTCACCAAAACCCATCCCGATTTGGCCTGGACGCAGCTCATCCCCGAGCTGCGCCAGTTCCTGAAGGGCTACGTGGAGGCTGGGGGCCCCTTGTTCACCGTTGACCCCGCCGCCGAGCAAAAGGCCGCCCAAGCCGCCACCGCTGGCGACCCTACCGCCCAGGAAGGCCAAACGGCCCAGAAAATCATCGACCTGCTCGACAACTACGTGCGCCCCGCTGTGGAGCAGGACGGGGGCAACATCACCTTCAAAAGCTACCACGAAGGCGTCGTGACCGTGAACCTGCAAGGCTCGTGCTCGGGCTGCCCTTCGGCCACCGTCACGCTGAAGTCGGGCATCGAGAACCTGCTCAAGCGCATGGTGCCCGAAGTGCAAAGCGTCGTCGCCGAAGGCATTTTGGTGTAA
- the aroC gene encoding chorismate synthase, which translates to MSNTFGTLFRITTFGESHGTGIGVIIDGCPAGLAVDAAHIQAALDRRRPGQSDLTTPRNEADRVQIQSGLFEGLTTGTPISLFIPNADQRSDDYSHIAQAYRPSHADYTYDAKYGRRDHRGGGRSSARETAARVAAGAVAAQLLAHFGVRVQAYVSAVGEIEVPVGYKELDLGLIDTNLVRCPDPATAARMEDRIRAARDAHDTVGGVITGVATGVPAGLGEPVFDKLPAVLGHALLSINAVKGFEFGSGFEGTKLAGSQHNDEFYTDEAGRIATRTNRSGGSQGGISNGQDVYFRVAFKPVATILQPQPTVNQAGEAVTLAGRGRHDPCVLPRAVPIVEAMTHLVLADLLLRARSNKL; encoded by the coding sequence ATGTCCAACACTTTCGGTACCCTTTTTCGCATCACCACCTTCGGCGAGTCGCACGGCACTGGTATTGGGGTAATTATCGACGGCTGCCCGGCCGGCCTGGCCGTGGACGCGGCGCACATCCAAGCTGCGCTGGACCGCCGCCGGCCCGGCCAAAGCGACCTGACCACGCCCCGCAACGAGGCCGACCGCGTGCAAATCCAGTCGGGCCTGTTTGAGGGCCTGACCACTGGCACGCCCATCAGCCTGTTTATCCCCAACGCCGACCAGCGCTCCGACGACTATTCGCACATCGCGCAGGCTTACCGCCCCAGCCACGCCGACTACACCTACGACGCCAAGTATGGCCGCCGCGACCACCGCGGCGGGGGCCGCAGTTCGGCCCGCGAAACGGCCGCCCGCGTGGCCGCTGGGGCCGTAGCTGCGCAGTTGCTGGCGCACTTTGGGGTGCGGGTGCAGGCCTATGTGTCGGCCGTGGGCGAAATCGAGGTGCCCGTGGGTTACAAGGAATTGGACCTGGGCCTGATTGATACCAACCTCGTGCGCTGCCCCGACCCCGCCACCGCGGCCCGCATGGAGGACCGCATCCGGGCCGCGCGCGACGCGCACGACACCGTGGGCGGCGTTATCACGGGCGTGGCCACCGGCGTGCCGGCGGGCCTCGGCGAGCCGGTATTCGACAAGCTGCCCGCCGTGCTGGGCCACGCTTTGCTCAGCATCAATGCCGTGAAGGGCTTCGAGTTCGGCTCGGGCTTCGAGGGCACGAAGCTGGCCGGCTCGCAGCACAACGACGAGTTTTACACCGATGAAGCCGGCCGCATCGCCACCCGCACCAACCGCAGTGGCGGCAGCCAGGGCGGCATTTCCAACGGCCAGGACGTCTACTTCCGGGTGGCATTCAAGCCCGTGGCCACCATCCTCCAGCCCCAGCCCACCGTCAACCAAGCCGGTGAAGCCGTGACGCTGGCCGGCCGCGGCCGCCACGACCCCTGCGTACTGCCCCGCGCCGTGCCCATCGTGGAAGCCATGACCCACCTCGTGCTGGCCGACTTGCTGCTGCGCGCCCGCAGCAACAAGCTGTAA
- a CDS encoding BatD family protein produces the protein MLSANFTAWAQPEGPRVVLVPGPASVPITGTYTLAFRLRGEALADYSGFPDLEGFKKAGKTSTTTTQIVAGQRFTELTLTQRYAPYGEGDYAIKPFQLMVNGVRVRSGGGTVHVGPAVVALPPARAPAAGTAPLQGVGALDQLFGKPKPTLYLDVPDRGALALEADRRQVYVGEGVRVALSFYLRPADQAVLAFHDFDDQLPRLIGQLRQTTAWEVPAAEQRVLPDTVRRGGELLLRFRLAETTYYPLTAQPLRFPPLALTMTKFRLLKKPEPGVDGRLAQYKTYLAPALAVAVRPLPARRGGGPPAAVGHYQLRESISRTEFAAGQVFGYTFGVEGRGNLGALPPPVLAPRPGLAVYGPEVRDEPLPGGGGRKLFRYRLVPQRPGPLPLDSLLQLAVFDPVTGRYDTLRSALRLQIRAGAPAAALAPAVANAAPADPFYGPAIARADTVWQPLDAYGQARRYAGGLLVALLGLATAGWWQARRRSG, from the coding sequence TTGCTATCGGCGAATTTTACGGCCTGGGCGCAGCCCGAGGGGCCCCGGGTGGTGCTGGTACCCGGCCCAGCCAGCGTGCCTATCACGGGCACCTATACCCTGGCATTTCGGCTGCGTGGGGAAGCACTCGCCGACTACTCCGGTTTCCCCGACCTCGAAGGCTTTAAAAAAGCCGGCAAAACCAGCACCACCACCACCCAGATTGTGGCGGGCCAGCGCTTCACCGAGCTGACGCTCACGCAGCGCTACGCGCCCTATGGTGAGGGCGACTACGCCATAAAACCGTTTCAACTGATGGTGAATGGGGTGCGGGTGCGTAGCGGCGGCGGCACTGTGCACGTGGGCCCGGCCGTGGTGGCACTGCCCCCCGCCAGGGCCCCGGCCGCTGGCACTGCGCCTCTACAAGGCGTGGGGGCCCTCGATCAGCTATTTGGCAAGCCCAAGCCCACCCTGTACTTGGATGTGCCCGACCGTGGGGCCCTGGCCCTGGAGGCCGACCGGCGGCAGGTGTATGTGGGCGAGGGCGTGCGCGTGGCGCTGTCGTTTTACCTACGGCCTGCCGACCAGGCAGTGCTGGCCTTCCATGATTTCGACGACCAGCTGCCGCGCCTCATCGGCCAGCTGCGCCAAACCACGGCCTGGGAAGTGCCCGCTGCCGAGCAGCGGGTGCTGCCCGATACCGTGCGCCGCGGCGGCGAGCTGCTGCTGCGCTTCCGGCTGGCCGAAACCACTTATTACCCGCTCACGGCCCAGCCCCTGCGCTTCCCGCCCCTGGCCCTGACGATGACCAAGTTCCGCCTCCTAAAAAAGCCCGAACCGGGCGTGGACGGCCGCTTGGCCCAATACAAAACTTACTTGGCCCCGGCCCTGGCTGTGGCCGTGCGCCCGCTGCCGGCGCGGCGCGGTGGGGGCCCCCCAGCGGCCGTGGGCCACTACCAGCTGCGCGAGTCCATTAGCCGCACCGAGTTTGCGGCGGGGCAGGTGTTCGGCTACACGTTTGGGGTGGAGGGGCGTGGCAACCTGGGGGCCCTGCCGCCGCCGGTGCTGGCCCCGCGGCCCGGGCTGGCCGTGTACGGCCCCGAGGTGCGCGACGAACCCCTGCCCGGCGGGGGCGGCCGCAAGCTGTTTCGCTACCGGCTGGTGCCCCAGCGGCCGGGGCCCCTGCCGCTCGATAGCCTTTTGCAACTGGCCGTATTCGACCCCGTGACGGGGCGCTACGACACGCTGCGCTCGGCCCTGCGCCTCCAGATTCGAGCTGGAGCCCCGGCGGCTGCGCTGGCCCCCGCGGTAGCCAATGCGGCTCCCGCTGACCCGTTTTATGGCCCCGCCATTGCCCGCGCCGATACCGTTTGGCAGCCCCTCGACGCCTATGGCCAGGCGCGACGTTACGCTGGGGGCCTGCTGGTGGCGCTGCTGGGCCTGGCCACCGCTGGTTGGTGGCAGGCCCGGCGGCGCAGCGGCTGA
- a CDS encoding ferritin-like domain-containing protein, whose amino-acid sequence MSQHSQVGGQDELITAKPLYTPIKRRSFFMYAGATAGATALILAGCSKDDTTNNAPTPTPGGTGASVSLGSGDVGVLNYAYALEQLEAAFYAQVVKTPAGDFQGSELAYFTQVAAHEAIHRDFFKAAINRDAPGKAIPGLTPNFTSIDFTKRAGVLGAAKAFEDLGVAAYNGAGKLIKTAAYLVIAGQIVSVEARHAAYVRDLIAPGSFAADDQVNPMNGLDMAMMPVDVIKAAGGFVMEKLDASMVGM is encoded by the coding sequence ATGTCCCAACACTCCCAAGTAGGCGGCCAGGACGAGCTAATCACCGCCAAGCCGCTGTACACGCCCATCAAACGGCGTTCGTTCTTTATGTATGCCGGTGCCACCGCCGGTGCTACTGCGCTGATATTGGCCGGCTGCTCAAAAGACGATACCACTAACAATGCGCCCACACCCACACCAGGTGGTACGGGAGCATCGGTAAGCCTAGGATCAGGCGATGTAGGTGTATTGAACTATGCATATGCGTTGGAACAGCTCGAGGCTGCTTTTTATGCTCAGGTGGTGAAGACACCTGCTGGCGACTTCCAAGGTAGCGAGCTAGCTTACTTTACGCAGGTGGCGGCTCATGAGGCCATTCACCGCGACTTTTTTAAAGCTGCTATTAACCGTGATGCTCCCGGCAAAGCAATTCCCGGCCTAACTCCGAACTTCACCAGCATTGATTTTACCAAGCGTGCAGGCGTTTTGGGAGCTGCGAAAGCTTTTGAAGATTTGGGCGTGGCTGCTTACAACGGTGCCGGCAAACTTATTAAAACGGCGGCTTATTTGGTAATAGCCGGTCAGATTGTGTCAGTGGAAGCTCGTCACGCTGCCTACGTACGCGACTTGATTGCTCCGGGCTCGTTCGCCGCTGACGACCAAGTAAATCCAATGAATGGCCTTGACATGGCGATGATGCCGGTTGACGTTATCAAAGCTGCTGGTGGTTTCGTCATGGAAAAGCTTGACGCCAGCATGGTTGGCATGTAA
- a CDS encoding ferritin-like domain-containing protein produces the protein MNFFKIIDQLAEVDADVLDRFDSRRAVFGSLGTLAKRSALAATPLFLGALFQKAYAGTTSTPVDVLQYALTLELFEQDFYKKVQASSQYMGAAAADKAAIDQIKKHEDSHVTLLSGTIKSLGGTPVTGVTFKASVFATLATFNGGTYATSQLGIAQLLEDTGVRAYKGRAGELLGTDLLTVALQIHSVEARHASHIRTMRGQLAWVNPGDDAAAHPTYTSGVTGPTSTTSPFGYGIPAYTTPSPTENGNTTQSGVPITTGLGAMYSASDAAAAFDEYLQAAEVLDASRAGGLVGA, from the coding sequence ATGAATTTTTTCAAAATAATCGACCAACTCGCGGAGGTGGATGCTGACGTACTGGACCGTTTTGATTCGCGTCGCGCCGTTTTTGGTTCACTTGGTACCCTTGCCAAACGTTCGGCGTTGGCAGCTACACCTTTATTTTTGGGTGCCTTGTTTCAGAAAGCCTATGCTGGCACTACTTCTACCCCGGTAGATGTGTTGCAGTATGCGTTGACTTTAGAATTGTTCGAGCAGGACTTCTACAAGAAAGTGCAGGCTTCTTCTCAGTATATGGGTGCTGCAGCCGCTGACAAAGCAGCTATAGACCAGATTAAGAAGCATGAAGACTCGCACGTCACCTTGTTGAGTGGGACCATCAAGTCCCTCGGTGGTACTCCGGTAACCGGCGTAACGTTTAAAGCATCAGTGTTTGCTACTTTGGCCACTTTTAACGGCGGAACATACGCTACTAGCCAACTCGGCATTGCCCAATTGCTAGAAGACACTGGGGTACGCGCTTATAAAGGCCGCGCCGGTGAATTACTCGGCACCGACTTATTGACGGTAGCTCTGCAAATTCACTCGGTTGAAGCCCGCCATGCTTCGCACATCCGTACTATGCGCGGCCAACTTGCTTGGGTGAACCCAGGCGACGATGCTGCTGCACACCCTACATACACAAGCGGCGTTACCGGTCCCACCTCGACCACGTCGCCCTTTGGCTATGGTATTCCGGCTTACACTACCCCGAGCCCCACTGAAAACGGTAATACTACGCAATCGGGTGTACCCATCACTACGGGCTTAGGCGCAATGTACAGCGCTAGCGATGCCGCTGCGGCATTTGATGAATACCTGCAAGCCGCTGAAGTACTTGACGCTTCACGCGCCGGTGGCTTAGTAGGTGCTTAA
- the queG gene encoding tRNA epoxyqueuosine(34) reductase QueG codes for MLLRADWTPFIKRRAAELGFMACGISKAEFLEEEAPRLENWLKRSMNGRMGYMENHFDKRLDPRLLVDGARSVISLLLNYYPPKEEQQPDDTLKISKYAYGRDYHFVIKDKLKTLLADMQAEIGEIGGRCFVDSAPVLDKAWAKKSGLGWVGKNSNLITPGSGSFYFIAELIVDVDLDYDGAIRDYCGTCTKCLDACPTQAITEPYVVDGSKCISYFTIELKDQIPTEVEGKFGNWVFGCDICQDVCPWNRFAKPHQEPQFQALPELKNMSASDWREITHELFTELFRQSAVKRTGYAGLVRNIQFVSPEA; via the coding sequence ATGCTACTCCGCGCCGACTGGACGCCCTTTATCAAGCGCCGGGCCGCCGAGCTGGGCTTCATGGCGTGCGGCATCTCCAAGGCGGAATTCCTGGAAGAAGAGGCGCCCCGGCTCGAAAACTGGCTTAAGCGTAGCATGAACGGCCGCATGGGCTACATGGAAAACCACTTCGACAAGCGCCTCGACCCGCGCTTGCTGGTGGACGGGGCCCGGTCGGTGATTTCACTGCTGCTCAACTACTACCCGCCCAAAGAGGAGCAGCAGCCCGACGACACGCTGAAAATCAGCAAGTACGCCTATGGGCGCGACTACCACTTCGTCATCAAAGACAAGCTGAAGACGCTGCTGGCCGACATGCAGGCCGAGATTGGTGAAATCGGCGGCCGGTGCTTCGTCGATTCGGCGCCGGTGCTGGACAAGGCTTGGGCCAAAAAGAGCGGCCTGGGCTGGGTAGGCAAAAACTCCAACCTCATCACGCCCGGCAGCGGCTCGTTCTACTTCATCGCCGAGCTGATTGTGGACGTGGACCTGGACTACGACGGCGCCATCCGCGACTACTGCGGCACCTGCACCAAGTGCCTCGACGCCTGCCCCACGCAGGCCATCACCGAGCCCTACGTGGTGGACGGCAGCAAGTGCATCAGCTACTTCACCATCGAGCTGAAGGACCAGATTCCGACCGAAGTAGAAGGCAAATTTGGCAATTGGGTGTTCGGCTGCGACATCTGCCAGGACGTGTGCCCGTGGAACCGCTTCGCCAAGCCGCACCAGGAGCCGCAGTTTCAGGCGCTCCCGGAGCTAAAAAACATGTCGGCCAGCGACTGGCGCGAAATCACCCATGAGCTGTTCACGGAGCTGTTCCGGCAGTCGGCGGTGAAGCGCACGGGCTACGCCGGCCTTGTGCGTAATATCCAATTCGTGTCGCCCGAGGCGTAG
- a CDS encoding PIN domain-containing protein — MEPVVSSTNKEFLQRTEKLLKRYQLLPLSPEIGVLADRWLTAFSLSKGLRLADALIAATALHHAAPLLSKNQRDFRFIPGLKLLPYPAASTA; from the coding sequence ATGGAACCGGTGGTTAGCAGTACAAATAAGGAGTTTTTGCAACGTACCGAAAAGCTGTTGAAGCGCTATCAACTTTTACCATTGAGCCCTGAAATCGGCGTGCTGGCCGACCGCTGGCTTACCGCTTTTAGCTTAAGCAAAGGGCTGCGCCTAGCCGATGCCCTCATTGCCGCGACGGCGTTGCACCACGCCGCGCCCCTGCTATCAAAAAACCAGCGCGATTTTCGCTTTATTCCCGGCCTGAAACTGCTGCCCTACCCGGCCGCATCCACTGCCTGA
- the ruvB gene encoding Holliday junction branch migration DNA helicase RuvB — protein MREAYLTGDNEQFDATDKDIDKALRPLSFDDFTGQAKILENLKVFVAAAKQRGDALDHVLLHGPPGLGKTTLSHIIANELGSSIKMTSGPVLDKPSDLAGLLTNLEPHDVLFIDEIHRLNPVVEEYLYSAMEDYRIDIMLDSGPNARSVQISLSPFTLVGATTRSGMLTAPLRARFGISARLEYYDSKLLTTIVLRSAEILGTPIHEDAAFEIARRSRGTPRIANNLLRRTRDFAQIKGDGTITVDIAQFALNALDVDARGLDDMDKRILTTIIDKFKGGPVGITTIATACGEEGETIEEVYEPFLIQEGYIKRTSRGREATEAAYQHLGRLLPSHLRGNNGDLFAEITA, from the coding sequence ATGCGCGAAGCCTATCTCACCGGCGACAACGAACAGTTCGACGCCACCGACAAGGACATCGACAAGGCCCTGCGGCCGCTGTCGTTCGACGACTTCACGGGCCAGGCCAAAATCCTGGAAAACCTGAAGGTGTTCGTGGCCGCCGCCAAGCAGCGCGGCGACGCCCTCGACCACGTGCTGCTGCACGGGCCCCCCGGCCTGGGCAAGACCACGCTCTCCCACATCATCGCCAACGAGCTGGGCAGCAGCATCAAGATGACCTCGGGACCCGTGCTCGACAAGCCCTCGGACCTGGCCGGCCTGCTCACCAACCTGGAGCCGCACGACGTGCTGTTCATCGACGAAATCCACCGCCTGAACCCCGTGGTGGAAGAGTACCTGTACTCGGCGATGGAGGACTACCGCATCGACATCATGCTCGATTCGGGCCCCAACGCCCGCTCGGTCCAGATTTCACTCTCGCCCTTCACGCTCGTAGGGGCCACCACCCGCTCGGGCATGCTCACGGCGCCGCTGCGGGCCCGCTTCGGCATCTCGGCCCGGCTGGAGTATTACGACTCCAAGCTGCTGACCACCATCGTGCTGCGCTCGGCCGAAATCCTGGGCACGCCCATTCACGAGGATGCGGCCTTTGAAATTGCCCGCCGCTCGCGCGGCACTCCGCGCATTGCCAACAACCTGCTGCGCCGCACCCGCGACTTTGCTCAGATCAAGGGCGACGGCACCATCACGGTGGACATCGCGCAGTTTGCCCTGAACGCGCTGGACGTGGACGCCCGCGGCCTCGACGACATGGACAAGCGCATCCTCACCACCATCATCGACAAGTTCAAAGGGGGCCCCGTGGGCATCACCACCATCGCTACGGCCTGCGGCGAGGAAGGCGAAACCATCGAGGAAGTGTACGAGCCGTTTCTCATCCAGGAGGGCTACATCAAGCGCACCTCGCGCGGCCGCGAAGCCACGGAAGCCGCTTACCAGCACTTGGGACGCCTGCTGCCCAGCCACTTGCGTGGCAACAACGGCGACCTGTTCGCCGAGATTACGGCGTAG